The following is a genomic window from Geobacillus subterraneus.
ATGTATTCTTTAAAAATTTTCTCCGGTGTTTTCGCCGCCACTTCTTCGATCTCCGTGCCGCCTTCTTCCGAACCCATTAAGACGACGCGCGAGGTGGCGCGGTCGACGACAAGGCCGATGTAATATTCTTTTTGGATGTCGCACCCTTCTTCAATCAACAGCCGTTTCACTTCTTTTCCTTCCGGGCCGGTTTGATGGGTGACGAGCACTTTGCCGAGCAATTCGCTGGCGTATGTACGGACTTCCTCGAGGCTTTTTGCCACTTTCACCCCGCCCGCTTTGCCGCGCCCGCCGGCATGAATTTGCGCTTTGACGACGCACACCGGCGCGCCGAGCGCTTTCGCCGCTTCGACCGCTTCATCCACCGTGAACGCGACGCGGCCGTTCGGCACGCTCACACCATAGCTTCGCAAAATTTCTTTTGCTTGGTATTCATGAATGTTCATGCGCCAACCTCCTATGTATAAAATCAAAAAAGTCTTAGCGCTTTCATTTTATACCTAACATTTCGCGCTTGTCCACCGTTTCGCCGCAAAATTAAGAAATTGGGGAATAGGAAAATTATCCCTCCCCCAACGTCTCTTCTTTCACCGCCCGGTCGAGCTGATAAAGAAAGGCAAACAACTCCGCTACGAGGGCATACAGCCCTTCCGGAATCGCTTCGTTGATCTCCACTTCGCTTAACAGCTCAACAAGCGACGGGTCTTTTCGCACCGGCACGCCGTACTGCTCAGCCGCGGCGATGATCGCCTCGGCGATCTCCCCGCTTCCTTTTGCCTTGACGACCGGCGCCTCATCGACCGCCGCATCGTACGACAAAGCGACCGCTTTTTTCCGCTCTTCATTCATATGCGCCAATCCACCTCACTATATGTGCCGGAAAACGGGAAACGAGACGGGGGCGGCGGTGCGGCATCCGTTGCTTTCACATCGACGCCCGAGAGCGTATAGCCGTGCGCCTGCAATCGCTCTTTCACAAGCGGGGCGAAACGGGCGGTGAGCGCCGGCAGCCGCGGGTCGCTGTGAAATATCGAAATGTGGACAATCCGCCGCTGGATGCGCACATCGACAACGATCTCCTGCAGCGCCTCGAGCGTTAAGCAACAAACCATGCGGCTATAATCGTCATCAAGCCGTCCGTTAGGTGTCCGCTTCCCTTGCCAGCAGACGGCAAAATCGCTCAAACGCGCGCCAAGCGGCAGTGGAAACGCAAGCCATACATGTTCGAGCAGCCCATCGCCGCCAGCGGTAATGGCCATTCCGTCCATCTGGGTGAGGAGCGCTTCGGCTGCCTGTTTCGCCTCCCTGTCCCCCGGCGCGCGGAGAAAGTGAAGAAGCAGCCTTTTCAACGATGGGGACCCTTCCGGCAAAGCCCCCGCTTTCACGGCACGAGCGAGCGCCGCCTCGTCTTCAAGGCCGAGGCGTCCGGCGATCCGGCGCAGCCAGTGAAACAACGACAACGCCGGGTCGCTCGCAGCTCTGGCGGCTGCCCACAACGCCGCTTCCGCTTCAGTGAGCGCCCCGCTTGTGCAGGCGGCATCCACAGCGGCAACCCGTGCCAAAAACGTTTCCTCATCAGCTAAGCCAAGCTGTCTGTACACCTCGGCAAACTGCCGCTGCCGCACCGCCTCTTGAAGCGCTGAATGCCGATCCTCCGGCAGCGGGGCCAATCCGAGGCGGGCGAGAAGCGCACGCGCCGGCCCCGCTTCTTCTCCCTCGGTCGAAAGAAGCAAGTGCACAACCGTCTCATAGACGAACAACGGCGGGGAAAGAAGCCGCTCGATCGCCCGGCCGAGCTCGGGCGCCGCCGGATGGGCGGAAAGGGCGGCAATGGCCGCTTTCAGTTTCCCCAACCCCTCAGCGAGCGGCACCCCGGTTTTTGCCGCCCACAATGCCCGAAACACGGCGGCAGACGGCGGCAGGCGGCGGCGGAACAAGTATGCGAGCACCTCTTCGGCATCGGCCGGCCGCTCTGTTTCCCTCACCGCCTCGGTCAGTTCCGCAATCTCCCCCTTCGTCACGGCCGCGCCTGCTTTGAACGCCTGGCGGAGCACCGGCAAGGCGGCGTCCGGCAGCTTCCACGTCTGCTGCCATCGGCGCGCGGTGTCCTCGTCAGACAAAGCGGACGAACGCCCGGGGAAAGAGGCGGCTTTCCAATAAATCGTTCCCTCCTGTTGTTTGATTTCAAACAAGTACGTGCGCCCGAGGAGAAGCGGTGCCTCGAGGCGGGCGCGTACGAGCTGGCTGCCAACGCGGACGAACGCCACCTGTTCTCCGTTTTTCGTTTCCTCCACCTGCTCGACCCGGCCGACGACCGCCTGTCCGGGCTGAAACCGTTGGCTGAATGTTGCATCACGGACAGCGGTCACCGGAATGGTTCGTTCCATCCGCTCTACCATTCGCTTCTCATCCTTTCATTCCGGCCTAACTTAGGCGGGGCATCCCTCTTCCATCCGCACCGTCAAAACGCGCCTTGGCCGCTATGTCGAACATCGAGCGCTTCCCTTACTGGGGCGAATGAGCGGCGGTGCTCCTCTGTCACGCCATAGCGGCGAATCGCCGCAAGATGTTCCGGCGTCCCATAGCCCATATGGCGGGCAAAACCATATTGCGGATAGCGGCGATCGAGCTCATGCATCCATCGGTCGCGCGTCACTTTGGCGATGATGGACGCGGCAGCGATCGAGGCGCTATTGGCATCGCCTTTTACGAGGCGCTGCTGCGGCAGCGCACACGGCACGGCCATCGCATCGACAAGCAAATGCTCCGGCGGCGGCGAGAGCGCAGCGACCGCTTTGGCCATCGCTTGTCTTGTCGCCTCGTAAATGTTCCACTCATCAATTTCAGCCGCGCTAACAATGCTGACGCCAATCGCAACGGCGCACGCCTCGATTTGCGCAAACAGCGCCTCGCGCTTGGCTGGCGTCAACCGCTTCGAGTCGTCAAGCCCCGGCAAATAAGCATCTTTCGGCAAAATGACGGCCGCGGCGACAATCGGGCCGGCCAGCGGTCCGCGTCCGGCTTCGTCAATGCCGGCAATTCGTTCAATGCCGGCGGCATATAGTTCACGCTCATGGCGCATCAGCTCTTCCCAGCGCTGCCGCGCCGCTTTCTCCCGCTCCTTTTGCCTAATAAAGCGGGCCAGAAGCGCCTGCACGCTTTTTCGTTCATCGCGCCGCAGCATCTCCCAGCGCGGGTCGCTTTCTCCCCCGAGTTCTGGAAGCAGCGCTTCAATTTCTTTCACCGTATACTGTTTCATAATCCTCTCCCTTTTCTACTTATACTATCGGCTGCATTCCGACCGTTGTGAAGCGAAAAGTTCTTCAGCCAATGAAAAACGCCCGCCGGACGCATTACGTCCATAAAGCGGGCGTTTCAAAGCTGAGCCGTCCTAACTTTTCTGTGCGAATGTCATACAAAACGATATCGGCCACTTTATCGTAATCGATGCCGCCGCCCGCCGTCAGGCAGCCGCGCCGCCGGCCGATGGCGTCAAACAAGGCGACCATGTCATCGGGAATGCTGTCGAGGCCATATCGCTCCATAAGCCGCTCCGGATAATGGTCAGATAAAAAGCGGAGCGCATACACCGCAACGTCTTGCAAATTTAAAATTTCATCCTTAATCGCGCCGGTGACCGCCAGCCTGTAGCCGACATCCTCATCCTCAAACTTCGGCCATAAAATGCCGGGTGTATCAAGAAGCTCCATCTCTTTGCCGACTTTAATCCATTGCTGCGCTTTCGTCACCCCCGGCTTATCGCCGGTTTTGGCGATATGGCGGCCGGCAAGCCGATTGATGAGCGTCGATTTGCCGACGTTCGGAATGCCGACGATGAGCGCTCGCACCGGACGCGGGTTTTTAATTCCTTTCGCCCGCATTTTGTCGAACTTGTCTTTCACCATCTCTTTCGCTGCCGCCGCGATTTGCCGGACTCCTGTTCCGCTTTGAGCATCGATGGGCAAAGCCAGCCGCCCTTGATCGTGGAAATAGCGGATCCACTGTTCGGTCACCGCCTCATCGGCCATATCAGCCTTATTGAGCAAAATGAGGCGCGGCTTTTGTCCGAGAATCTCGTCGATCATCGGGTTGCGCGAGGACATCGGCACACGGGCGTCAAGCAGCTCAAACGCTACGTCGATCAACTTTAATTTTTCTTGCACTTCCCGCTTGGCCTTCGCCATATGGCCGGGGAACCATTGAATCACTGTCATTGGCATCACCTGCCTCGTTTATTTCACAATCCGGGCGTCAGCCAACGGCCAATACACAAGATTCGCCTTGCCAACGACTTTGGACATCGGAATGAAGCCGATATGGCGGCTGTCTTTGCTGAAACGGCGATTGTCGCCCATGACAAACAAATGCCCCGGCGGCACCGTGCTTCGCCCGGTCAGTTCCTCCAAAGTGAACGATTCCGTCAGTGGACCGCCGTCGGACAACTGCTTTTTATACTCGTCCAAATACGGCTCTTCATACGGCTTGCCATTGATATAGAGCGTATCATTTTTGTATTCAATTCGGTCGCCCGGCAGGCCGATGACTCGCTTAATATAGTCTCTCCCTTCTTCAGCTTGAAAAACAATGATATCGAAACGGTGCGGCATGCCGATTTTATACGCCAGTTTATTGACGATCATCCGCTCATGGTTATGTAATGTCGGCATCATCGAATAACCGTCGACGATGATCGGAGCGAAAATAAAGTAGCGGATGCCCCCGGCGAGCAAGACGGCAACGACGATCGCTTTCATCCATTCACGCCATTCGCTTTTTTTCTGTTCCATTGTCCACCCACCTAAATCAAAGTTTGCAGTCGTGGATCACTACCGTAATCATCATTGGCGGTAGTGAAAAAAGGAGCTTGAAAGCAAGCTCCTTTTCCGCTGTGATCCACCGTTGTCCATTATTGCGCTGCGTTCGTATTTTCCTTGATGCGCGCCGCTTTGCCGCGAAGTTCGCGCAAGTAGTACAATTTCGCGCGGCGGACTTTCCCGCGGCGGACAATTTCGAGCTTGGCGATTTTCGGCGTATGCACCGGGAATGTGCGCTCAACGCCGACGCCATAGGACACTTTGCGGACCGTGAACGTTTCGCTGATGCCCGCTCCGCGCCGTTTAATGACGACACCTTCAAACACTTGGATGCGTTCGCGGTTGCCTTCGACGACTTTCACATGAACGCGCACCGTGTCGCCCGGGCGGAAATCCGGCAAATCGGTCCGCAATTGTTCTTTCGTAATTTCTTGGATTAAATGATGCATCATTTTCCACTCCTTCCACAGATGTTCATGCCAATGATCTCTTCATTGCAGCGGAACATCGTTTTCCGTCCTTAAGCATGCCGCTTAAGTCACACAAAGAATATGATAGCATAAACACCGGCTGCAGGCAATAGCTATTCGCGCTCTCGCTCCCATTCTTTCAGCCATTGCTTTTGCCTGTCGGTAAGCGGGTAATCGGCAAGCAAATCCGGACGGCGCAAAAACGTGCGCCGGAGCGATTCCTTCTCGCGCCACTCGGCGATGAGCTGATGGTTTCCTGACAGCAACACCTCCGGCACTTTCATGCCGCGGAAATCGGCCGGTCTTGTGTATTGCGGATACTCAAGCAGCCCGGAGCTGAACGAGTCATCGACCGGCGACGCCTCATTGCCGAGCACCCCGGGGAGAAGACGGACGACGCTGTCGACAATGACCATGGCGCCGAGTTCCCCGCCGGTCAAAATATAATCGCCGATCGAAATTTCGTCGGTCGCTAAATGTTGGCGAATGCGCTCATCATAGCCTTCATAATGGCCGCAAATGAGCACCAAATGCGTTTCTTTCGCCAGCTCTTCCGCCTTTTTTTGCGTGTAGCGCTCGCCTTGCGGGCAAAGCAAAATGATGCGGGCGCCAGGCGATCCAGCCGTCACGTGTTCCACCGCGTCAAAAATCGGCTGCGGCTTGAGCACCATGCCGGCGCCGCCGCCGTACGGATAATCGTCGACCGTTTTATGCTTATTGTCGGCAAACTCGCGGAAATCAACGAGGCGGATAGTCACCGCTCCCTTTTCTTGCGCCTTCTTTAAAATCGACTCATTCAGCACGCCGGAAAACATGCCGGGAAACAGCGTTAAAATATCGATCCGCATCATTCAAGCAGCCCTTCCATCGGCCGGATGATGATCGTTTTCCGCTCCGTGTCGACGCGCAAAACGACGTCATCAATATACGGAATGAGCGCGTCGGTGCCATCTTGGCGCCGAACGACCCAAACGTCGTTCGCCCCCGGCGTTAAAATTTCCCGCACCGTGCCGATCGTCTCCCCATTTTCTGTCACGACCGTGCAGCCGATAATCTCATGGAAATAATACTCGCCTTCATCGAGTTGGCCAAGCTGGCTCTCCGGCACTTTCAGCATCGCCCCTTTAAACGGCTCGACGTCGTTAATGCTGTCATACCCTTCAAACGACAGCAAATCAAACGATTTATGGACGCGGTGGCTTTTTACGGTCACCTCGACCGGTTCGGCGTCGCGTTCACGGAAAATGTACAGCTTGTTTCCTTTTTTGTACCGCTCTTCGGGAAAATCGGTCCGCGAAATGACGCGCACCTCGCCGCGAATGCCGTGCGTGTTGACGATCTTGCCGACGTTAAACCATCGTTCCATCACCTTCATCCCTTCTTAACGAATCTCTTTGACGACGCCATCTTCAACGATGATGGCGCGCGCCTTTGTCACCTCTTCCCAGCGGTCGCCGACGTTCACCTCAATGAGCGCCTCGACTTCCCGCTCCTTCAGTTCGCTGCCTAACGGTAGCATATGTAATTGCTCAAGTTGAAACTCAAGCAGCTTTATTTTCTGTATGCGGTCATCAATTTCTTTCGCAAAATATTGTTTCACTAAAGCGGGCGAATATTTTCCGCTTTTCTCCATTTTCTTTTGTTCGAAACGAAGCTGGTCGCACTCGCGCTCGAGCTGCTGCTTGCGCGCCGCAAACGCCGCGGCGAGCGTCTGTTTGCTTCGCTCGGTGACAACTTGCCGCACCTCGACCGTTTGAATGAGCTTCATCCTCATCCCCCTTTACGGCGATATCAAAAAAGGGAGAGGAACATCCTCACCCTTTTTCTTTCACTTGCACGATGATCCGCTTTGGCGACCCGGCCGCGGCAGCATAGACGACCGTACGAATGGCATGGATCGTTCGTCCTTGCTTGCCGATCACTTTGCCGACATCCTCATCATGCACCGACAGCTCATAGACGACCGCCGTCTCTTCTTCACGGCTGTCGACCGCCACCGCTTCCGGATGATCAACAAGCGCCTTAACGATCGTTTCAATGAGCGGTTTCATGCCTGTCTCGCTTATTTGCCGTATTTTAAGTTATGGAACTTCTCTAAAATGCCTTGTTTCGACAGCAAGCTGCGCACCGTATCCGACGGTTTGGCGCCGTTTTGCAGCCATTTGAGCGCCAGCTCTTCATTGATTTTAATTTCCGCCGGCTCGGCGACCGGGTTGTACGTGCCGATCGTTTCAATGAAACGGCCGTCGCGCGGCGAGCGCGAGTCTGCCACAACGATGCGGTAGAACGGGTTTTTCTTTGCACCCATGCGTTTTAAACGAATTTTTACTGCCATAGTTTGTACGCACCTCCGTATATAGTTCACACAAGATAGTATATTAACAATTCTTTTTCCGTTTGTAAAGGTTTTTCGCTTAACAGAACATCATTTACATAAATGGGAAGCGAAATCCTTTTTTCTTCCCTTTGGGCATATTCGTCATCATTTTCATCATTTTTTTCATGTCGTCAAACTGCTTCAAAAGCCGATTTACTTCCTGCACGGTCGTGCCGCTTCCTTTGGCGATCCGCTTTTTCCGGCTGCCGTTAATGATTTCCGGATGCATTTTTTCTTCTTTCGTCATCGAGCGGATGATCGCTTCAACGCGGGCGATTTGCTTTTCGTCGACTTGGATGCTATCGAGCCCTTTGATTTTATTGGCCCCCGGCAGCATTTTTAAAATTTCGTCGAGCGGGCCGAGCTTGCGCACTTGGCCGAGCTGGTCCAAAAAATCGTCGAGCGTGAACGTTGCCGTGCGCATTTTTTGCTCAAGCTCCTTCGCCTTCTCCTCGTCAACGGCGGCCTGCGCTTTTTCAATGAGCGTCAGGACATCACCCATTCCTAAAATGCGGGACGCCATCCGCTCTGGATGGAACGGCTCTAAAGCGTCGAGCTTTTCGCCCAACCCGGCAAACTTGATCGGCGCCCCGGTGACGGCGCGGATCGACAGCGCCGCTCCGCCGCGCGTATCGCCGTCGAGCTTCGTTAAAATGACGCCGGTAATGCCGAGCTGCTCATGAAAGCTTTGTGCGACATTGACGGCATCTTGCCCGGTCATGGCGTCAACGACAAGGAAAATTTCATCCGGCTTGACCGCTTCTTTCATTTGCTTCAGCTCATCCATAAGCGCCTCGTCGACGTGAAGGCGGCCGGCCGTATCGATGAGCACGTAGTCGTAATGCTCCTCTTTCGCCCGCTCGAGCGCCTGTTTGGCGATCTCCACCGGGTTAGCGTGCTCGCCTAGCGAAAAAACGGGCACGTTCAGCTGCTTGCCGAGCGTCTCGAGCTGCTTGATCGCCGCCGGACGGTAGACGTCAGCGGCTACAAGCAGCGGCTTGCGGTTATGCCGCTTGCGCAGCAAGTTGGCGAGCTTCCCGGTCGTCGTCGTTTTCCCGGCCCCTTGCAGCCCGACCATCATGACGACCGTCGGCGGCTTCTTCGCGACGGCGATTTTGCTTTGCTCGCCGCCCATGAGCGCTGTCAGCTCTTCTTTGACGACCTTAATGACTTGCTGGCCGGGCGTTAAGCTTTTCATCACTTCCTGCCCGACGGCCCGCTCGCTCACCCGTTTAATAAAGTCTTTCACGACTTTAAAGTTGACGTCGGCCTCTAGCAAGGCAAGGCGCACTTCGCGCATCATCTCTTTTACGTCGGCCTCGGTCACTTTCCCTTTGCCGCGGATTCGATTCATGACATGTTGCAAGCGTTCGGACAACCCTTCAAACGCCATAGCGGTCCCCCCTTAATCGAGCTCATCAAGCTCGTTGACTAGCGCCGCCAATTCAGCATCAGCGCTATAATGTTGGCGAACGTAGTCTTTTAGTCGCCCAATGAGCCGCTGTCGCCGTTCATATTTTTGCAGCAGTCCGAGCTTTTCCTCATATTGCTCCAGCATCGCTTCCGTGCGCCGGATGTTATCGTACACCGCCTGGCGGCTCACCTCATATTGTTCAGCAATTTCCCCGAGGGAGTAGTCGTCCAAGTAGTACAGCGCCATGTAATTGCGCTGTTTCGGCGTCAGCAGCGCGTGATAAAAATCATACAAATAGTTCATGCGCATCGTTTTTTCGAGCACCGAACGCTCCCTCCCTCGTTGTTAAGTGAAAATCCTTTACAAGAGTGAGTGTACTTTGTTTCTCGCCAATTGTCAAGATAACGGCCATTCGTTTTGTTTCACTTCCTTGTCGCAACAAAAGCAGGGCTGGCGGCGATGGCCGCCAGCCCCGACGAGAAGCGGATGCCGTTTCAGTGCGGGCCGCCCCGCTGCCGAAAAACGAGATGATCCGGCAATCAGCATCTTGCTTTGAACTGGCTGCTTGCACGATGGCTTGCGGACAAGGCGGCGTTATTGTTCATCAAACAACCCGGCAAACAGCCCGTAAACGTATTTTTCCGGATCAAACGGCTGCAAGTCGTCCATTTTTTCGCCGAGGCCGACAAATTTCACCGGGATGGCAAGCTCGTTGCGAATGGCAAGCACGATGCCGCCTTTCGCCGTGCCGTCGAGCTTCGTCAACACAATGCCAGTGACATCGGTCGCTTCCTTAAACAGCTTCGCCTGGCTCATGGCGTTTTGTCCGGTCGTCGCATCGAGCACAAGCAGCACTTCATGCGGCGCGCCCGGAATTTCGCGGCTGATGACGCGCTTCACTTTTTCAAGTTCTTTCATTAAATTCACTTTGTTTTGCAGCCGCCCAGCTGTATCGCATAACAATACATCGACGCCGCGCGCCCTTGCCGCTTGAATCGCGTCGTACATGACCGCCGCCGGGTCAGAGCCGGCCGCTTGCTTAATGACGTCGACACCGACGCGCTCGCCCCACACCTCGAGCTGCTCGATCGCCCCGGCGCGGAACGTGTCACCGGCGGCCAACAGCACCGATTTTCCTTCCGATTTCAGCTTATGGGCAAGTTTTCCGATCGTCGTCGTTTTGCCGACGCCGTTGACGCCGACGAACAAAATGACGGTCAACCCGCCTTCTTGCATATTTAAGGCGGCCAGTTCCTCATCGCCGGCGCCGGCGCGATAAATGTCGATGAGCTTCTCGGCGATGACGTCGCGCATTTGCGCTGAGTCTTGAATGTTGCGGCGCTTCACTTCCATTTTCAGCTCGTCGACCAACTCCATGACGGTCGCGACGCCGACATCGGCGGCGATTAAAATTTCCTCGAGCTCTTCAAAAAACTCTTCATCCACTTTCCGGTAGCGGGCGATCAGATCATTCACCTTTCCGGCAAGCGAATCGCGCGTTTTTGACAGCCCTTCTTTAAACTTTTCGGTGACGGCATCGGCTTGTTTCGTCCATTTTTCTTTCAACTTTTGAAAAAAGCCCATGAAGGGTCCTCCTTTCCACTATGACTGCACAAGCTGCTTCGAATCTTCAAGGCGAACGGAAACGAGCTTCGAGACGCCCGATTCCTGCATCGTGACGCCATAAAGCACATCGGCCTCTTCCATCGTCCCTTTTCGATGGGTGATGACGATAAACTGCGTTTGCCTGCTAAACTGTTTTAAATATTGCGCGTACCGCTGCACGTTCGCCTCGTCGAGCGCTGCCTCGACTTCGTCAAGAACGCAAAACGGCACCGGGCGCACTTTTAAAATGGAAAACAAAAGGGCGATCGCCGTCAGCGCCCGCTCGCCGCCAGAGAGCAAGCTTAAATGCTGCAGCTTTTTCCCCGGCGGCTGAGCGACAATGTCGACTCCGGTTTCTAGCAGGTCGCTCGGATCGGTCAGCCGCAAATCGGCGCGGCCGCCGCCAAACAGCTCGCGGAACACCTCGCCAAACTGAGCGCGGATTTGTTCGAACGTCGAGAAAAACCGTTTTTTCATTTCCTCATCCATTTCGTCAATCACTTGGTGAAGCGTCGCTTTCGCTTCTTCGAGGTCGGTTTTTTGCTCGCTTAAAAAGCGGTGCCGCTCGGAAACGCGCTCATATTCGTCGATCGCCCCTAAATTGACAGTGCCAAGCTCATCAATGGCGCGCTTGATGAGCTTCACCCGCTTGCGCGCCTCCTCGACCTCGATATGAAGCGGGTACGCGGAACGGGCCGCATCAAACGACAGCCCGTACTCTTCACGGAGGCGGGCAAGCAAGTTGTCGAGTTCCACATCCAGCCGGTTCAGCTTCACTTCCTCGTCTTTCACCGCCTCGGCGAGCTGTTTATGCTGCCGCTTCGCTTCTTTCCATTCCCGCTCCAAATGCTCGAGCCGCCCTTGGCAGTCAAGCCGCTGCTCGCGGCGGCTGGCGATCAGTTCAATCGTTTTTTGCTTGTCTTCCAGTTTTTGCTGACGCTGCGCTTCGAGTTCGTCTTCGTTCCACGCCGGTGCGTTCATTTCCGCGACCAAAGCGGCCCGCTCCTGTTCGGCTGCCCGAAGCTCGCCGTCGGTTTCCGCCAGCTCGGCTTCCAACTCCTCGGCTTTCCGGCGCGCGTGCTTCACCCGCTCCCTCGTTTCCGCCAAGGCGATTTTTTCCTCGGTGATCGCTGCCTGAAGCGCCTCTTTTGTCGTTTGTTCCGTCTGTTTTTGCGCCTGCAGCCGGCCGATGTCCCTGTCGATCGCCTGCAGCTTCTCGGCCAGCTGCTGAAGCTGCCCGTCAATGGCGTGCAGACGGTTGTTCAGCTCCGCGATTTCACGCTCATCGTTTGCTTTTTCTTCGTCATATAAGGCGAGCCGCTCATCGATTCGCTTTTTTTGCCATTCGATTTCGCGCTGTTCATCTTTTTGTGCCTGCATTGCCTGCTGCAACCCCGAGAGCTCTTGCTCGAGCGCGGCCGCCTCTGCTTCCCGTTCCGCCCGTTCGCGCTGTTTCGCCGCGATGTCGCGCTCAAGCTGCGCGATTTTTTCATCCATTTCCTGTAGTTTCACCGCAAGCGTTTCGAGCTCGCGGTTTCGGCTTAATAGGGAGGCCGCCTTTTTCGTCGCCCCGCCGCCCGTCATGGCCCCGCCCGGGCTGACGACATCGCCGTCGAGCGTCACGAGCCGGTAGCGATAATGAAGAAGCTTTGCCAGCTCGTTCGCCCCTTTTAAGTCAACCGTCACGATGACGTGGCCGAGCAAATGGGCGATCGCCGCCGCATACGCGCGCTCACACTCGACGAGCTCGCTCGCAACGCCGACAAACGCCGGGTGGCCGCTAACCGCCGCCCGCTCTCGTTCGGAAAGGAAGCGCGCCTGGATGACGTCAAGCGGCAAAAACGTCGCCCGTCCGTAGCCGTTCGCCTTCAAATAATGAATGGCTTGCCGCGCCGCCGATTCGCTGTCGACGACAATATGCTGCATCGCCCCACCGAGCGCCGTTTCGATCGCGGTTTCGTAGCGGTCCGGAACGCGGATGAGCTCAACGACCGCACCGTGAATGCCAGGCAGCCGGCCGCGCGCTTTTAATACTTCTTTCACCCCTTGAAAAAAGCCGGCGTAATCGTGCTGCATCTCTTCAAGCCATTGCTGGCGCGCCTTTGCCTGTTGCCGATATTGGCGCGCCTGATGGAGCAGCGTTTCTTTCTGTTCAAGCTCCGTGTTTTGCGCCTTAAGCGCGGCAGCGAGGACGGCTTGTTTGTCGCGCGCTTCGGCCATGGCCCGTTCGAGGCGGGATTGCTCGGCGGATAAAGCCATCCGCTTTCGCTCGAGCTGTTCGCGTTCGGCGAGATGATGGCCGTTCGCTTCCGCCAGCGACGCCTGCTTGGCGCGCAGCCTGCTGATCGCTTGCTCTACATGCATACGCTCGTTTTTCAACGCCGCCTGTTCGTGGACAAGGTCAATGTAGTCACTCTTTCGCTGTTCAATTTCTTCGTCAATATTCATCTCATACGCCGAAAGCGACGCCTGCTTCTCTTTCAACGCTTTCTCAAGCGCCGCGGCGGCTGCCTCGAGCTCGGCGAGCGCTGCCTGCTCCGAATGGAGCTGTTCCGTGAGGCGGCGCCGTTTCGCCGCTAGGGCAGCGGTCGCTTCATCGAGCTGCGCGATTCGTTTGGCGGCATGGTTTTTCCGCTCTTTCAGCACTTCTTTCCGCCCTTCCAGCTTTTCAAGCTCCTCGCTCGCTAAGAGGAGCACTTGCTGCAAGCCGTCGACGGATTCGTCAATGGCGGTGATTTGGTCGCGCAACTGCTCAATGTCCGCTTCCATTTTTTGCAACACTGCCGCCAGCGCCCCTTCATCTTGCTGGTGCTGATCAAACGCTGCCTTCAGCCCGTTCCATTGCTCATACAGCTGCTCGATGTCATGCACCATGAGCGCCACTTCAAACCGCTCGAGCTCCTCCCGTTTCTCCAAATATTCTTTGGCGGCCGACGCCTGCATCCGGAGCGGCTCAAGCTGCTGCTCAAGCTCGTGCAAAATGTCGTTCACGCGGTGCAAGTTATCTTGCGTTTCCGCCAGTTTCGTCTCCGCCTTTTTTTTGCGCAGCTTATATTTCAAGACACCGGCCGCTTCTTCAAAAATCGTGCGCCGCTCTTCCGGCTTGCTGCTTAAAATTTCTTCGACCCGGCCTTGACCGATGATCGAAAACGCCTCCTTGCCGAGCCCGGAGTCGAGAAACAGGTCGACAATATCTTTAAGACGGCACGGCTGACGGTTGATGA
Proteins encoded in this region:
- the smc gene encoding chromosome segregation protein SMC, producing MFLKRLDVIGFKSFADRVSIDFVPGVTAVVGPNGSGKSNITDAIRWVLGEQSAKSLRGAKMEDVIFAGSDSRKPLNVAEVTITLDNEDGFLPLEYQEVSVTRRVYRSGESEFFINRQPCRLKDIVDLFLDSGLGKEAFSIIGQGRVEEILSSKPEERRTIFEEAAGVLKYKLRKKKAETKLAETQDNLHRVNDILHELEQQLEPLRMQASAAKEYLEKREELERFEVALMVHDIEQLYEQWNGLKAAFDQHQQDEGALAAVLQKMEADIEQLRDQITAIDESVDGLQQVLLLASEELEKLEGRKEVLKERKNHAAKRIAQLDEATAALAAKRRRLTEQLHSEQAALAELEAAAAALEKALKEKQASLSAYEMNIDEEIEQRKSDYIDLVHEQAALKNERMHVEQAISRLRAKQASLAEANGHHLAEREQLERKRMALSAEQSRLERAMAEARDKQAVLAAALKAQNTELEQKETLLHQARQYRQQAKARQQWLEEMQHDYAGFFQGVKEVLKARGRLPGIHGAVVELIRVPDRYETAIETALGGAMQHIVVDSESAARQAIHYLKANGYGRATFLPLDVIQARFLSERERAAVSGHPAFVGVASELVECERAYAAAIAHLLGHVIVTVDLKGANELAKLLHYRYRLVTLDGDVVSPGGAMTGGGATKKAASLLSRNRELETLAVKLQEMDEKIAQLERDIAAKQRERAEREAEAAALEQELSGLQQAMQAQKDEQREIEWQKKRIDERLALYDEEKANDEREIAELNNRLHAIDGQLQQLAEKLQAIDRDIGRLQAQKQTEQTTKEALQAAITEEKIALAETRERVKHARRKAEELEAELAETDGELRAAEQERAALVAEMNAPAWNEDELEAQRQQKLEDKQKTIELIASRREQRLDCQGRLEHLEREWKEAKRQHKQLAEAVKDEEVKLNRLDVELDNLLARLREEYGLSFDAARSAYPLHIEVEEARKRVKLIKRAIDELGTVNLGAIDEYERVSERHRFLSEQKTDLEEAKATLHQVIDEMDEEMKKRFFSTFEQIRAQFGEVFRELFGGGRADLRLTDPSDLLETGVDIVAQPPGKKLQHLSLLSGGERALTAIALLFSILKVRPVPFCVLDEVEAALDEANVQRYAQYLKQFSRQTQFIVITHRKGTMEEADVLYGVTMQESGVSKLVSVRLEDSKQLVQS